One genomic region from Accipiter gentilis chromosome Z, bAccGen1.1, whole genome shotgun sequence encodes:
- the IRF2BP1 gene encoding interferon regulatory factor 2-binding protein 1, whose product MSWRRQWCYLCDLPKMPWAVVWDFSEAVCRGCVNFEGADRIEPLLEAARRLRHSHAESRHRDSMPILCLAEGLNHPEETMAECHGPSVPVPCRPRNVECLAELSEAMRSRAEDWPGKPPAVRERLAALTGCAPFNVRFRKDHALVGRVFAFDAAPRPGFEFELKLFAEYPCGSGSVYAGVLGLAKQMFQDCLRAPGKAISSGYKYLEYEKRQGSGDWRLLGELFTEAVRFFRHPPAPEALPQQYPLPPPMPLPRRRRKASPEPDEPPLHRQHPLGETSPDEPPGVRRPAEDLTSPTLSCGLCQQRLEDTHFVQCPSVPAHRFCFPCARRAIRARGAGGEVHCPSGGRCPLAGSGLPWAFMQGEIAAILAGDVRVKRERDP is encoded by the coding sequence ATGTCGTGGCGGCGGCAGTGGTGTTACCTGTGCGACCTACCCAAAATGCCCTGGGCCGTGGTGTGGGACTTCAGTGAGGCCGTTTGCCGCGGCTGCGTCAACTTTGAAGGCGCCGACCGTATCGAACCGTTGTTGGAAGCCGCCCGTCGCCTCCGGCACAGCCATGCCGAAAGCCGGCACCGCGACTCCATGCCAATACTGTGCCTGGCCGAGGGGCTAAATCACCCCGAAGAAACGATGGCCGAGTGCCACGGGCCATCGGTGCCAGTGCCATGCCGCCCACGCAATGTCGAGTGTTTGGCAGAGTTGAGTGAAGCCATGCGCAGTCGCGCTGAGGACTGGCCGGGAAAGCCGCCGGCGGTGCGGGAACGCTTGGCCGCCCTCACTGGCTGCGCTCCCTTCAACGTCCGCTTCCGTAAGGACCACGCATTGGTGGGACGAGTCTTCGCCTTTGATGCCGCGCCCCGGCCTGGCTTCGAGTTCGAGTTGAAGCTCTTCGCTGAATACCCCTGTGGTTCTGGCAGCGTCTATGCCGGTGTGCTGGGCCTGGCAAAGCAGATGTTCCAGGATTGCCTCCGGGCACCCGGCAAAGCCATTTCCTCCGGCTACAAGTACCTGGAATATGAGAAGCGGCAGGGCAGCGGAGATTGGCGTCTGCTGGGTGAACTTTTCACCGAAGCTGTCCGCTTCTTCCGCCACCCACCGGCACCTGAAGCCTTGCCACAGCAGTATCCGCTGCCTCCGCCGATGCCACTGCCACGTCGACGTCGCAAAGCTTCACCAGAACCAGATGAACCACCACTGCACCGGCAGCACCCGCTGGGTGAAACTTCACCCGATGAACCACCTGGCGTTCGTCGCCCAGCGGAGGATTTGACGTCGCCGACATTGTCTTGCGGTTTGTGCCAGCAACGGTTGGAGGACACACATTTCGTGCAGTGCCCCTCGGTGCCAGCGCATCGGTTCTGTTTCCCCTGTGCCCGTCGTGCCATCCGGGCACGGGGTGCTGGTGGGGAGGTGCACTGTCCCAGCGGGGGCCGATGTCCCCTGGCTGGATCTGGCCTCCCCTGGGCCTTCATGCAGGGTGAGATTGCCGCCATTTTGGCCGGGGATGTCCGTGTCAAGAGGGAGAGGGACCCCTGA
- the LOC126035740 gene encoding RNA-binding protein Nova-1-like: MGYPAPRGSAPHHSPRPDPPAAAAAVRGAEPLSQKPEGLKLQDWVVMVHSKSTQLHVTIHVIICKIQEDPQNNSCLNVSYANITSTTLNTLASYGYNPAVGLGLGSAVVVTGVNLAAATNLLASYANGAVASLVVPTFDLGLLPTTHGYLAPVATATILLVATDLFLAPEKLIEGTKELVEIVVPENLVDAILGKGGKTLVEYQELTGTRIQISKKGDSIPSTLNHKITIKGPPAATQAAQHLISQHVTYKQGVRTTNLPKVG; encoded by the exons ATGGGGTACCCCGCCCCCCGTGGCTCCGCCCCTCACCACTCGCCCCGCCCcgacccccccgccgccgccgccgctgtcCGTGGTGCTGAACCA CTCAGCCAGAAGCCAGAGGGTCTCAAGCTCCAGGATTGGGTGGTGATGGTCCACAGCAAATCCACCCAGCTCCATGTCACCATCCACGTCATCATCTGCAAGATCCAGGAGGATCCACAGAACAACAGTTGTCTCAACGTCAGCTATGCCAACATCACCAG CACCACCTTGAACACCTTGGCCAGTTATGGCTACAACCCAGCGGTGGGGCTGGGCTTGGGTTCAGCAGTGGTGGTCACTGGTGTGAATCTGGCAGCAGCCACCAACCTCTTGGCTTCCTATGCGAACGGTGCAGTTGCCAGCCTGGTGGTGCCCACCTTTGACTTGGGTTTGTTGCCCACCACCCATGGTTACTTGGCCCCGGTGGCCACTGCCACCATTCTCTTAGTGGCCACTGACTTGTTTTTGGCACCTGAGAAGCTGATTGAGGGCACCAAGGAGCTGGTGGAGATCGTGGTGCCAGAGAACCTGGTGGATGCCATCCTGGGCAAGGGGGGGAAGACCTTGGTGGAGTACCAGGAGCTGACAGGCACCCGGATCCAGATCTCCAAGAAGGGTGACTCCATCCCCAGCACACTCAACCACAAAATCACAATCAAAGGTCCCCCTGCTGCCACCCAAGCCGCCCAGCATCTCATCAGCCAACATGTCACCTACAAGCAGGGTGTGAGGACCACCAACCTGCCCAAAGTGGGCTAG